In Trichocoleus sp., the following are encoded in one genomic region:
- the recF gene encoding DNA replication/repair protein RecF: MYLKSLQLKQFRNYQEQQVSFSAPKTILVGDNAQGKSNLLEAVELLATLRSHRALRDRELVLEGAQIGLVTAVLQREVGIVDLALTFRSNGRRTVSLNGEALRRQLDFLGILNAVQFSSLDLDLVRGSPSERRNWLDTLLTQLEPVYAYILQQYNTVLRQRNAFLKQRSDSIAGEPASLEPTQLAIWNAQLAAIGSRVIRRRARVLERLAPLAQAWHEAISDSREVLEVRYAPNVHLEVDDADVVQQAFLQRLEQRSIAEQHQGTTLVGPHRDEVEFAINQTPARQYGSQGQQRTLVLALKLAELKLIESVVGEPPLLLLDDVLAELDLNRQNKLLETIQDHFQTLITTTHLGSFDAQWLKSSQILTVEAGQVIGF; the protein is encoded by the coding sequence ATGTATCTCAAAAGCCTTCAACTGAAGCAATTCCGCAACTATCAGGAACAGCAGGTCAGCTTTTCTGCGCCGAAAACGATTTTGGTAGGAGATAACGCTCAGGGAAAGTCGAATTTGCTGGAGGCGGTTGAGCTGTTGGCAACGCTGCGATCGCACCGGGCATTACGCGATCGGGAACTGGTTTTGGAAGGAGCGCAGATTGGGCTAGTGACAGCCGTGTTGCAGCGCGAGGTGGGAATTGTCGATCTGGCACTGACGTTTCGCAGCAATGGCAGACGGACAGTGAGCTTGAACGGAGAGGCGCTGCGGCGACAGCTTGATTTTCTGGGCATTTTGAATGCGGTGCAGTTTTCCAGCCTAGATTTAGATCTGGTACGGGGAAGCCCGAGTGAACGGCGCAACTGGTTAGATACGCTTTTGACTCAACTCGAACCCGTTTACGCCTATATTTTGCAGCAATATAATACCGTTCTGCGACAGCGCAATGCCTTTCTCAAGCAGCGTAGTGACTCGATCGCCGGTGAACCTGCTTCATTGGAACCCACTCAACTCGCGATTTGGAATGCACAGCTGGCAGCGATCGGGTCGCGGGTGATTCGACGACGGGCAAGAGTGCTGGAACGGCTGGCTCCGCTGGCTCAAGCATGGCATGAGGCAATTAGCGACAGTAGAGAAGTGCTGGAAGTGCGCTATGCGCCCAATGTGCATCTGGAGGTGGATGATGCAGATGTGGTACAGCAGGCTTTCTTGCAGCGATTGGAGCAGCGATCGATTGCAGAGCAGCACCAGGGCACAACCTTAGTCGGGCCACATCGTGACGAAGTGGAATTTGCAATTAACCAAACGCCTGCTCGTCAATATGGCTCTCAAGGGCAGCAGCGCACGCTGGTCTTAGCGTTAAAACTGGCTGAGTTAAAATTGATTGAATCGGTGGTGGGAGAGCCGCCTTTGCTGTTGCTGGATGACGTGCTGGCAGAGCTAGACCTGAATCGCCAAAACAAGCTGCTTGAAACAATTCAAGACCACTTTCAAACCCTGATTACCACCACCCATCTCGGCTCTTTTGATGCCCAGTGGCTCAAGTCCTCCCAAATTCTCACCGTCGAAGCAGGACAAGTTATTGGCTTCTAG
- a CDS encoding GNAT family N-acetyltransferase has translation MSHPIASRPLVRPAQLADVQTLFTLIKALAEYEKLSHLVTGTPELLQAHLFGDRPCVEALLAEVEGQAAGFALFFTNYSTFLTKPGIYLEDLFVLPHYRGQGIGKALLSYLAKLAGKRDCGRLEWSVLDWNESAIGFYERMGATVLPDWRICRVTGEAIEQLAAQT, from the coding sequence ATGTCTCACCCGATCGCTTCTCGTCCCCTGGTTCGTCCGGCTCAACTTGCTGATGTGCAAACGCTATTTACGCTGATCAAAGCTTTAGCAGAATACGAAAAGCTGTCACATCTCGTCACCGGAACCCCCGAACTCCTGCAAGCTCATTTGTTTGGCGATCGACCCTGTGTTGAGGCATTGCTGGCAGAAGTGGAAGGGCAAGCAGCTGGGTTTGCGCTGTTTTTTACCAACTATTCTACCTTTCTCACCAAGCCCGGAATTTATTTAGAAGATCTGTTTGTGTTGCCCCATTATCGAGGGCAGGGGATCGGCAAAGCCTTACTCTCGTATCTGGCAAAGCTGGCAGGAAAGCGAGACTGTGGGCGGCTGGAATGGAGCGTTTTGGACTGGAACGAATCAGCGATCGGGTTTTATGAGCGGATGGGCGCAACTGTTCTACCAGATTGGCGGATTTGTCGGGTGACGGGAGAAGCGATCGAGCAGTTGGCAGCACAGACCTAG
- a CDS encoding DUF362 domain-containing protein, translating to MTATVSLVRQESYERSSLEVALRQVLEPLGGMAAFVKSGDRVLLKPNLLTGARPGKECTTRPELVYCVAKLVQEAGGIPFLGDSPAFGSAKGVAIANGYQSILDELNLPIVDFEGKRYETVSEAFNHLLLSKEAMEADVIINLPKVKSHVQLTLTLGVKNLFGCVPGKMKAWWHMEAGKDVVRFGNMLAETARAIDPTLTIMDGIIGHEGNGPSNGEPRLLGVLGASGNVFAIDRAMLEVLGADPAQIPTVAASMRLGFCPELSEIEFPLLMPSELRVSNWKLPEKLVPIDFGLPRVLKSTFRHLYIRFIKEPMTAYGKG from the coding sequence ATGACAGCAACCGTGAGCCTGGTGCGGCAGGAGTCGTATGAGCGATCGTCATTGGAAGTTGCTTTGCGACAGGTTTTGGAGCCGTTGGGCGGAATGGCGGCATTTGTAAAATCGGGCGATCGGGTGTTGCTCAAGCCTAATCTGTTGACGGGAGCCCGTCCGGGTAAAGAATGTACGACTCGTCCAGAGTTGGTTTACTGCGTCGCTAAATTAGTGCAGGAAGCAGGCGGCATTCCTTTTTTGGGCGACAGCCCTGCGTTTGGTAGTGCGAAGGGAGTGGCGATCGCAAACGGCTACCAGTCGATTCTGGATGAGTTGAACTTACCAATTGTTGACTTTGAGGGCAAACGCTACGAAACAGTGAGCGAGGCATTTAATCATCTGCTGTTGAGTAAAGAAGCAATGGAGGCAGATGTGATTATTAATTTGCCCAAAGTGAAGTCTCACGTTCAACTCACCCTGACGCTCGGCGTCAAAAATCTGTTTGGCTGCGTTCCGGGCAAAATGAAAGCCTGGTGGCACATGGAAGCCGGAAAAGATGTCGTGCGCTTTGGCAATATGCTGGCAGAAACCGCAAGAGCGATCGACCCGACACTAACGATTATGGACGGCATTATTGGGCATGAAGGCAATGGGCCTAGCAACGGTGAGCCGCGTCTTCTGGGTGTCCTGGGCGCTTCAGGTAATGTGTTCGCGATCGATCGGGCAATGCTGGAAGTGTTGGGGGCTGATCCGGCACAAATTCCTACAGTTGCGGCTTCAATGCGCTTAGGATTCTGCCCAGAGTTAAGTGAAATTGAGTTTCCGCTGCTCATGCCGTCTGAATTGCGCGTCTCAAACTGGAAACTGCCAGAAAAACTTGTGCCGATCGATTTTGGGCTACCGCGCGTCCTCAAATCCACATTTAGACATCTGTACATCCGGTTTATTAAGGAGCCGATGACCGCTTACGGTAAAGGATAG
- a CDS encoding PhzF family phenazine biosynthesis protein, with amino-acid sequence MLILSSLCPPVSLSPVRATIANVDAPEESNMGLSIVQVDAFTNSPFAGNPAAVCLLSEPREDAWMLNVAREMNLSETAFLLPEGDGFRLRWFTPTVEMDLCGHATLASAHVLWTEGHLPLETEACFQTRSGLLTARCQGDWIELNFPATLSTPISTPAGLSEALGTSIQQVSQNSLGYLVEVESEAIVRQLDPDFAQLKTFPVHGIIVTSRANPPYDFVSRFFAPAIGIPEDPVTGSAHCCLAPYWIDRLQKTEFLAYQASPRGGILKVRYRDQKDSQRDRVFLAGQAVTVLRGELIEGKA; translated from the coding sequence TTGCTGATCCTGAGTTCTCTCTGTCCTCCTGTCTCCCTTTCTCCCGTCCGGGCTACCATAGCGAACGTTGATGCACCAGAGGAATCAAACATGGGGCTATCGATCGTCCAGGTTGATGCATTTACTAACAGTCCATTTGCAGGGAATCCGGCGGCGGTTTGTCTGTTGTCGGAACCCAGAGAAGATGCGTGGATGTTGAATGTGGCGCGAGAAATGAATCTATCGGAGACGGCATTTTTGCTGCCCGAAGGAGATGGCTTTCGTCTGCGATGGTTCACGCCAACCGTAGAGATGGATCTCTGTGGTCATGCAACGCTGGCGAGTGCTCATGTTTTGTGGACAGAAGGGCATTTACCCCTTGAAACAGAAGCCTGCTTTCAAACCCGTAGTGGCTTACTCACTGCCCGTTGTCAGGGGGATTGGATTGAGCTTAACTTTCCGGCAACTCTCTCCACGCCCATTTCCACCCCCGCTGGACTCTCAGAAGCTCTTGGCACCTCGATTCAGCAGGTCAGCCAAAATTCGCTTGGCTATTTAGTAGAAGTTGAGTCAGAAGCGATCGTGCGGCAGCTAGACCCAGATTTTGCTCAGCTCAAAACGTTCCCTGTTCACGGCATCATTGTCACCAGCCGCGCAAACCCTCCTTACGATTTTGTCTCGCGCTTTTTCGCTCCTGCGATCGGCATTCCTGAAGATCCGGTGACCGGTTCCGCTCATTGCTGTCTCGCCCCCTACTGGATCGATCGCCTCCAAAAAACAGAATTTCTTGCCTACCAGGCTTCCCCCAGGGGTGGCATTCTCAAAGTTCGCTACCGCGATCAAAAGGACAGCCAGCGCGATCGGGTGTTTCTGGCGGGTCAGGCAGTGACGGTTTTAAGGGGAGAGCTAATTGAGGGTAAAGCCTGA
- a CDS encoding tetratricopeptide repeat protein — translation MADTVEALFEEGLKRYNAGESPASLLPVFKDVCDRSPKSSPAWTCLAWLYLLDNKPTQAAKAAQRAVKLNPQDPQARVNLAIAMLETAQKGVREHIEMASQLISVVPELKEEVERNFEDGLSKKPEWKSLLRVKQWLFEG, via the coding sequence ATGGCTGATACTGTAGAAGCCTTATTTGAAGAAGGGTTGAAGCGCTACAACGCGGGAGAATCGCCTGCAAGTTTGTTGCCTGTATTTAAGGATGTTTGCGATCGTTCCCCAAAGAGTAGCCCGGCATGGACTTGTCTTGCCTGGCTTTACCTCCTTGATAACAAACCCACTCAGGCAGCAAAAGCAGCCCAAAGAGCAGTGAAGCTGAATCCCCAAGATCCGCAAGCAAGAGTGAATCTAGCAATTGCGATGCTGGAGACGGCACAGAAAGGAGTGCGAGAACATATTGAAATGGCATCCCAACTCATTTCAGTTGTTCCCGAACTTAAAGAAGAAGTTGAGCGCAATTTTGAAGATGGATTAAGCAAAAAGCCCGAATGGAAGAGTTTACTCCGGGTAAAGCAATGGCTTTTTGAAGGATAG
- a CDS encoding Ppx/GppA phosphatase family protein, with amino-acid sequence MINLVQLSKENLLQMSMPALKQEHILAAIDVGTNSVHMAVVKIQPDLPSFTILTREKATVRLGDRDKTTGRLTPEAMQRAINALRRCQDIAKSLRADSVIAVATSAVREAPNGHDFLEEVEAELGLIVDLISGQEEARRIYLGVLSGMEFGGQTHVMIDIGGGSTELILGDGHEPRTLSSTKIGAVRLTSEMISTDPISISEFSYLQAYVRGMLERSVDELRAHLQPGEKPRMVGTSGTIETLATIHAREKLGIVPTPLNGYQFSLRDLREMTNRLRKLNNAERAAIPGMSDRRSEIILAGAVILQEAMTLLDLENITICERALREGVVVDWMQTHGLIEDRLRYQSSVRERSILKIAQKYQVDLEHSERVAKFAVDLFDQTQGVLHQLDEAERQLLWAAAILHNCGHFVSHSAHHKHSYYLIRHGELLGYTEVEVETIANLARYHRKNNPKKKHESYRNITSKKHRRVVEQLSPLLRLAVALDRRQIGAIEQVRCEYQPTPPQIQLCLKAANPEDDCALELWSLDQKKSSFEAAFGVKLAIRLEHSSWESSNSMRG; translated from the coding sequence ATGATTAACCTGGTTCAGTTGAGCAAAGAAAATTTGCTCCAGATGTCCATGCCTGCCCTGAAACAAGAACATATCCTTGCCGCAATCGATGTTGGAACCAACTCGGTCCACATGGCGGTTGTCAAAATTCAGCCTGACTTGCCTTCCTTCACTATCCTCACGCGTGAAAAAGCCACAGTGCGGCTAGGCGATCGAGACAAGACAACAGGACGACTGACTCCTGAAGCGATGCAACGGGCGATCAATGCCCTCAGACGCTGTCAAGATATTGCCAAATCACTCCGGGCAGATTCTGTGATTGCAGTCGCGACAAGTGCGGTGAGGGAAGCGCCTAACGGTCATGACTTTCTGGAAGAGGTTGAGGCAGAGCTTGGCTTAATTGTCGATTTAATTTCGGGACAAGAAGAGGCGCGACGGATTTATCTGGGCGTGCTGTCAGGCATGGAGTTTGGTGGACAGACGCACGTCATGATTGACATTGGTGGCGGTTCGACTGAACTGATTTTGGGCGATGGACATGAACCACGTACGCTCAGCAGCACGAAGATTGGCGCAGTCCGGCTGACCTCCGAAATGATCAGCACTGACCCCATCAGCATCAGCGAGTTTAGCTATCTGCAAGCCTATGTGCGGGGCATGCTAGAACGATCGGTTGATGAACTGCGCGCCCACCTGCAACCGGGAGAAAAACCGCGAATGGTGGGAACTTCAGGGACGATCGAAACCCTGGCAACGATTCATGCCCGCGAAAAGTTAGGTATTGTGCCGACGCCACTCAATGGCTATCAGTTTAGCCTGCGCGACCTGCGCGAGATGACAAACCGCCTCCGCAAGCTCAACAACGCAGAACGAGCCGCCATTCCAGGCATGAGCGATCGACGGTCTGAGATTATCCTGGCAGGTGCGGTGATTCTGCAAGAAGCGATGACCTTACTCGACTTAGAAAATATCACCATCTGCGAACGTGCCCTGCGAGAAGGGGTAGTCGTAGACTGGATGCAGACCCATGGCTTGATCGAAGACCGACTGCGCTACCAGAGTTCAGTTCGAGAGCGAAGCATCCTTAAAATTGCTCAGAAATATCAGGTTGATCTGGAACATAGCGAACGGGTCGCCAAATTTGCGGTTGACCTATTTGACCAAACCCAGGGTGTTTTGCATCAGTTGGATGAAGCCGAACGACAATTGCTTTGGGCAGCAGCAATTTTGCACAACTGCGGTCACTTTGTCAGCCATTCAGCGCATCATAAACACTCCTACTATTTGATTCGGCATGGTGAACTGCTGGGCTACACCGAAGTTGAGGTGGAGACGATCGCCAATCTTGCCCGCTATCACCGCAAAAACAATCCCAAGAAAAAGCACGAAAGTTATCGGAATATCACGAGCAAAAAACATCGACGCGTCGTGGAGCAACTCAGTCCCTTGTTGCGGTTGGCGGTTGCCCTGGATCGACGGCAAATTGGAGCGATCGAGCAGGTTCGCTGTGAATACCAACCGACACCACCCCAGATTCAACTTTGCCTGAAGGCTGCAAACCCAGAAGATGACTGTGCCTTAGAACTTTGGAGCCTAGATCAAAAGAAGAGCAGTTTTGAGGCAGCTTTTGGCGTAAAGCTTGCAATCCGGCTAGAGCATAGCAGTTGGGAGAGCAGCAACTCGATGAGAGGCTGA
- a CDS encoding putative PEP-binding protein, translating to MSVEHFYWLDQIQPSHRDRVGNKAFYLAMLQQRGYPVLPGLVVGADLFQAFLGQIRWSDPTFTDLPHSSLHLDVDNPRQLQQVAQRIRQAIELTPLLEPWQLFLTEAVQTWRTDTLIFRPSLTLQLGLDPIVSYRTVGLLEARTGWAKPASIALTLKQVWSELFRARSLLYWQRLGIQPQQIHLAVLVQPIRSAIAAGDVQMDNARLKIRSTWGLGQALVRGEVMPDQYDVDEYGKLQASRPGKKTIAYEVADRAAQTVKEAGTKDADAKDGCLKIKLLDFDQQTQLTLSDTQFHSLLHLVQQITAALKVPVELEWTFCQLPDQTEPAFYVTQAIPQLLTSSQPKRSESSDDRNQSFSPAPFWLKGIAAAPGKIVAVAWVLQQNTSLPLEIPPDSILVAPALLPEWILSLRQVAGIITEQGGVTSHGAILARESGIPAVVGVAQATNQIHTGDRILLDGDRGEVQRMTEMIQPNSEPAANEFQSTAESPNRIYASRSATQLMISLSRTDTLTEMAALPSDGVGLLRSELLMLEVLEQRPVDQWLQQDKQALIDRLTEQIQQFVFAFAPRPVFYRSLDVRSHEFPSLQGSEATERNPMMGLRGTFRYQVNPALFEVELAALRQVQEAGQKNLRLVLPFVRTVEEFQFCLQKVEQAGLIQPHFQLWIMAEVPSVLLLLEDYIQAGVQGIAIGTNDLTQFLFGVDRDHPQMANHFDSSHLAVQRAIQALLQTARTANLPCLLCGHIPHHFPEMIDSLIRQGITAISVEPGDLDWTSEAIDRAERRLLLEIVRGRE from the coding sequence ATGTCCGTGGAGCACTTCTATTGGCTTGATCAGATCCAACCTTCTCATCGCGATCGGGTTGGGAATAAGGCGTTCTATCTCGCCATGTTGCAGCAGCGCGGCTACCCAGTTCTGCCGGGGTTGGTTGTTGGAGCAGATCTGTTTCAGGCATTTTTAGGGCAGATTCGCTGGTCTGACCCAACCTTTACTGATTTGCCCCACTCTTCGCTTCACCTGGATGTGGATAATCCGCGTCAGCTCCAGCAAGTAGCACAACGAATTCGTCAGGCAATTGAGCTAACTCCCCTGCTAGAACCCTGGCAATTATTCTTGACAGAAGCAGTACAAACCTGGCGAACAGATACGCTAATTTTTCGTCCTTCTCTAACCCTGCAATTAGGGCTTGATCCGATCGTCAGCTATCGCACGGTGGGGCTACTAGAAGCCAGAACTGGCTGGGCAAAGCCTGCCTCGATCGCCCTCACGCTAAAACAGGTCTGGTCAGAATTGTTCCGAGCAAGAAGCTTGCTTTACTGGCAACGCCTGGGCATTCAACCCCAACAAATTCATCTGGCAGTGTTGGTTCAACCCATCCGGTCAGCCATTGCGGCTGGAGATGTGCAGATGGACAACGCCCGCTTGAAGATTCGCTCAACCTGGGGATTGGGGCAAGCCCTGGTAAGGGGGGAAGTCATGCCTGACCAATATGATGTCGATGAGTATGGCAAGTTGCAGGCGAGCCGTCCCGGTAAAAAGACGATCGCCTATGAGGTTGCTGATCGGGCTGCTCAAACTGTGAAAGAGGCTGGCACAAAAGATGCTGACGCAAAAGACGGCTGCCTCAAAATCAAACTGCTCGACTTCGATCAGCAAACCCAACTGACCCTTAGCGATACCCAATTTCACTCATTGCTGCATCTGGTACAACAAATCACCGCTGCGCTGAAAGTACCTGTCGAACTTGAATGGACTTTTTGCCAGTTGCCCGACCAGACCGAACCTGCCTTTTATGTGACCCAAGCAATTCCTCAACTCTTGACCTCAAGCCAGCCTAAAAGGAGTGAAAGCTCAGACGATCGAAATCAGTCCTTCAGCCCTGCTCCCTTCTGGCTCAAAGGAATCGCCGCTGCTCCCGGCAAAATTGTAGCGGTTGCCTGGGTTCTCCAGCAAAATACAAGTCTACCGTTAGAAATCCCGCCAGATAGTATTCTTGTTGCACCTGCACTATTACCAGAATGGATACTATCACTACGGCAGGTGGCAGGAATTATTACAGAGCAGGGAGGCGTAACGAGTCATGGCGCAATCCTGGCAAGAGAAAGTGGCATTCCGGCAGTTGTGGGGGTGGCACAGGCAACGAATCAGATCCATACAGGCGATCGAATTTTGCTGGATGGTGATCGGGGTGAAGTTCAACGGATGACAGAGATGATCCAACCGAATTCAGAACCTGCGGCTAATGAATTCCAATCAACAGCAGAGAGCCCCAATCGAATTTATGCCAGCCGGAGTGCCACCCAGCTCATGATCAGCCTCAGCCGCACAGATACCCTGACAGAAATGGCTGCTTTGCCAAGTGATGGTGTCGGTCTGCTACGATCGGAACTGCTAATGCTGGAAGTTTTAGAACAGCGTCCGGTTGATCAATGGCTGCAACAGGACAAACAAGCTTTGATCGATCGCCTGACGGAGCAGATCCAGCAATTTGTTTTTGCATTTGCGCCGCGTCCAGTGTTCTACCGCAGTTTAGATGTCCGATCGCACGAATTCCCGTCATTGCAAGGGTCAGAGGCAACTGAGCGAAACCCAATGATGGGGTTGCGGGGAACCTTTCGCTATCAGGTTAATCCTGCTTTATTTGAAGTCGAGCTGGCAGCTTTGCGACAAGTTCAGGAAGCCGGACAAAAAAATTTGCGTTTGGTGCTGCCTTTTGTCCGAACTGTGGAAGAATTTCAGTTTTGTCTGCAAAAAGTCGAGCAGGCAGGCTTAATTCAGCCTCACTTTCAACTCTGGATTATGGCAGAAGTGCCCTCGGTTTTGCTGCTGTTGGAAGACTACATTCAAGCTGGAGTTCAGGGAATCGCCATTGGCACCAATGATTTAACACAGTTTTTGTTTGGCGTCGATCGCGATCATCCTCAGATGGCAAACCACTTTGATTCTAGTCATCTCGCTGTGCAACGAGCGATTCAAGCCCTGCTGCAAACTGCTAGAACAGCTAACCTCCCCTGTTTGCTCTGCGGTCACATCCCGCACCATTTCCCCGAAATGATTGATTCGCTAATTCGTCAGGGCATTACCGCAATTTCTGTTGAACCTGGAGATCTAGACTGGACATCAGAGGCGATCGATCGAGCAGAGCGACGATTATTGCTGGAAATTGTCAGAGGGAGAGAATGA
- the bamD gene encoding outer membrane protein assembly factor BamD: MTTDNADNQTNLDLAQEQYRAGQAAFERGEYRQSVEYLEKAVNLAGRYSALGGEAQIWLVTAYQAKGEQAEAIALCEQLENHPNLKTRKEGRRLLYILKAPELKRRPEWMTEIPDLSGVSDANTSKNTLSAYPPPTARSARPKPKADPEPIDLSQVDTKDNGFIWVALGAIGLVVGALVWLSQQ, from the coding sequence GTGACAACAGACAACGCGGATAACCAGACAAACTTAGATTTGGCACAAGAGCAATATCGAGCCGGGCAGGCGGCTTTTGAACGAGGGGAATATCGCCAGTCGGTGGAGTATCTGGAAAAGGCGGTGAATCTGGCAGGACGCTATTCGGCATTGGGCGGCGAAGCACAAATTTGGCTGGTGACAGCATATCAGGCAAAAGGGGAGCAGGCAGAAGCCATTGCCCTCTGTGAGCAGCTAGAAAACCACCCTAATTTGAAGACACGCAAAGAAGGACGCAGATTGCTCTACATTCTGAAAGCGCCTGAACTAAAACGTCGCCCCGAATGGATGACCGAGATTCCGGATTTGTCTGGGGTGAGTGATGCCAACACCAGCAAAAATACTCTCTCTGCTTATCCCCCACCGACTGCTCGCTCTGCTCGTCCCAAACCCAAAGCAGACCCGGAGCCGATCGATCTGAGCCAGGTGGACACAAAAGATAATGGCTTTATCTGGGTCGCACTGGGGGCGATCGGGCTGGTGGTGGGCGCACTCGTTTGGCTCAGCCAACAGTAA
- a CDS encoding TldD/PmbA family protein, protein MNDSILEKILSLAANRTDAAEVYYVSSQDTPIEFENNRLKSLQTKAVQGVALRVICKGRLGFASSTDLSRLEDLVDAAVQTAEIGSPVEYEFASNFHSWDGSDRSSFTPPSTAELVEVGEFLMSEVHKYNPEILVDVGFHVRSGNVKIATNQDVYAERASQVVSASISGNLVRGEDFLQAYSYDVGRDQLPSYDRILSELLQKYRRAEESAQISSGSYPVLFLPRAVASTLGGLFDTVLSGQAIVQKSSPLVDKVGEKLFDERLTLFEDPSLGVSACTFDDEGTPTSRKAFIEHGRVMGFYWDRRWAARAGRESTGNGFRGGLSRPAPDMVNLCMAPGNTSVESLIASMDEGLIVDQVLGAGQSNQLAGEFSVNLDLGYKVEKGKIVGRVKNTMVAGSIFEAFQHLVDLGDTPEWVGGGAYLPCILFEELGVAARS, encoded by the coding sequence GTGAACGATTCCATCCTCGAAAAAATCCTTTCGCTTGCTGCCAACCGCACCGATGCAGCAGAGGTTTACTATGTTTCCAGCCAGGATACGCCGATCGAGTTTGAGAATAATCGGCTGAAGTCTTTACAAACAAAGGCAGTCCAGGGGGTTGCGCTACGGGTGATCTGTAAGGGTCGTTTGGGTTTTGCCAGTTCCACAGATCTCTCGCGACTGGAAGATTTGGTCGATGCGGCAGTCCAAACAGCGGAAATTGGCAGCCCGGTGGAATATGAATTTGCCTCGAATTTCCATAGCTGGGATGGCTCCGATCGCAGCAGCTTTACCCCACCCTCAACCGCAGAACTGGTCGAAGTGGGCGAGTTTTTGATGAGTGAGGTTCATAAATATAATCCTGAGATCCTGGTCGATGTTGGCTTTCATGTGCGATCGGGCAATGTCAAAATCGCCACGAATCAGGACGTTTATGCTGAACGCGCCAGCCAAGTGGTCAGTGCCAGTATTTCTGGAAACCTGGTCAGAGGCGAAGATTTTCTTCAAGCCTACAGCTATGATGTCGGGCGTGATCAGCTACCAAGTTACGATCGCATTTTGAGTGAACTGCTGCAAAAATATCGTCGGGCTGAAGAATCAGCGCAGATTTCCAGTGGCTCCTATCCGGTTCTCTTCTTGCCCAGAGCCGTTGCCAGTACATTAGGCGGATTGTTTGATACGGTGCTTTCGGGGCAGGCGATCGTCCAGAAATCCTCGCCATTGGTCGATAAAGTGGGCGAAAAGCTGTTTGATGAGCGATTGACGCTATTTGAAGATCCCAGTTTGGGTGTATCTGCCTGCACCTTTGACGACGAAGGGACTCCCACCAGCCGCAAAGCCTTTATTGAACATGGGCGAGTGATGGGCTTCTACTGGGATCGACGCTGGGCAGCCAGGGCAGGGCGCGAATCAACCGGCAATGGGTTTCGAGGTGGCTTGTCTCGTCCGGCTCCCGATATGGTGAACCTCTGTATGGCTCCCGGCAATACCTCAGTTGAGTCGCTGATTGCCAGCATGGATGAGGGGCTGATTGTCGATCAAGTGTTGGGGGCAGGGCAGTCGAACCAGTTAGCCGGAGAGTTCTCGGTTAATTTGGATCTGGGATACAAGGTCGAGAAAGGAAAAATCGTCGGTCGCGTCAAAAACACGATGGTTGCAGGCAGCATCTTTGAAGCCTTCCAACATCTCGTCGATCTGGGCGATACGCCAGAATGGGTCGGCGGCGGTGCATATTTACCTTGTATTTTGTTTGAGGAATTGGGCGTTGCAGCCAGGAGCTAA
- a CDS encoding DUF3153 domain-containing protein: MTRSPKTMKYQSKTSPYSSRSGTQSSSWGLLRSTLRLLVKLRVLWIILVAVLFLSGCVRYEVGMNFADANHGEWVQRIRLEKQTTSLGETIATAWFDSLEHKAETLGGQVRHPSEHELLIQIPFFNASDLETKFNQFFQSENRQLEQSGGYWKKRDAKLPELESRLHIKTNNFVFRERHYLELNLDLRSLETLTNEAGISLDPEQLLDLEFRLTTPWGAQIISSEGMSEAIVWQQGKQLVWTLKPGEVNHLEAVFAVPNPLGTGFVGIAIFVLLGMFVKFLMLPPTAVLPFPETPDLKPE; the protein is encoded by the coding sequence ATGACCCGATCGCCCAAAACAATGAAGTACCAGAGCAAGACTTCTCCTTATTCTTCAAGATCTGGAACGCAAAGTTCTTCGTGGGGTTTGCTGCGATCGACGCTGCGGCTACTCGTCAAACTGCGAGTGCTGTGGATTATTTTAGTGGCGGTGCTGTTTCTTTCGGGTTGCGTCCGCTATGAAGTGGGAATGAATTTTGCCGATGCAAATCATGGGGAATGGGTGCAGCGAATTCGACTGGAAAAGCAAACAACTAGCCTGGGAGAAACGATCGCTACTGCCTGGTTTGATAGCCTGGAGCATAAGGCAGAAACGCTGGGGGGGCAGGTGCGCCATCCTTCCGAACACGAATTATTGATCCAAATTCCTTTCTTTAATGCCAGCGATTTGGAGACAAAATTTAATCAGTTTTTTCAGTCTGAGAATCGGCAACTCGAACAATCAGGCGGCTATTGGAAAAAACGAGATGCAAAGCTGCCCGAATTGGAGTCTCGTTTGCACATTAAAACAAACAATTTTGTGTTCCGAGAACGCCATTATCTAGAGCTGAATCTCGATCTCCGATCGCTAGAAACACTAACCAATGAAGCCGGAATTTCGCTCGATCCAGAACAGCTTTTAGACCTAGAATTCCGACTTACCACTCCGTGGGGAGCGCAAATCATTTCATCTGAAGGGATGTCTGAAGCGATCGTGTGGCAGCAGGGCAAACAGCTCGTCTGGACGCTCAAACCTGGAGAAGTGAATCATCTTGAGGCAGTTTTTGCCGTCCCAAATCCACTCGGTACAGGCTTTGTTGGCATTGCCATTTTTGTACTGCTAGGAATGTTTGTTAAGTTCCTGATGCTGCCTCCCACCGCCGTTCTACCCTTCCCAGAAACGCCTGATCTAAAGCCAGAATAG